In the genome of Candidatus Nanopelagicales bacterium, one region contains:
- a CDS encoding SDR family NAD(P)-dependent oxidoreductase: protein MHAEYDAPSPAIAIVAVSAILPDAPDAQAFWSNVTSGRYSIADVPPGRWDPELYYDPDPKAPDKTYSKIGGWVRDYEWNPLGWKLPIPPKVADAMDEGQRWAVALTRAVFADYGKPVDGERTAVILGNAMAGEKHYATNLRITYPEIARQLGKAPAFAGLPADVRGAIADGLRETMWADYPEITEDTMPGELGNVLAGRIANLFDLHGPNFITDAACASAMAAFDAAIEGLMTGEFDAAVTGGIDRNMGASSFVKFCKIGALSATGTRPFDAGADGFVMGEGAALFLLKRLADAERDGDRIYAVLRGIGGASDGRGKGITAPNPVGQKLAVERAWKQSGLNPKDLGLLEAHGTSTRVGDVVEVTSATEVFGGADLAPGSVALGSVKSNIGHLKAAAGAAGLLKATLSLHHKVLPPSLNFVDPNPNLDWSTSPFRVNTELRDWTPAAGRVRTAGVSAFGFGGTNFHAVLEEYVPGRIDTSRRRVLATGADLGTGSAAPAASAKAPLRGVLVLGADSAPALAERLRPVAAEAAAGTAPAARAPFESDLRAPQRIAIDYADAAELADKAAKALAALDKGDNPAMWKALRARGIFRGSGPAPKVAFLYTGQGSQYANMLAGLRDEEPLVAETFAEADAVMTPLLGKPLTEYIFVPKDDEAAVAQAEASLRNTEITQPAVLATDLALTRLLEAYGVKPDLVMGHSLGEYGALVAAGALTFSSSLEAVSARGAEMAHIKTEDNGAMVAVFAPLDQVQRIVDAAEGYVVVANVNCYSQSVIGGATEAVLAAAAQCEAQGFQTFRLNVSHAFHTEIVSAASVPLRAQLQRLGVQPPSLPIVSNVTGRFYPSGPGVEEEMLDLLARQVASPVQFIDGLTSLYDAGARVFVEVGPKRALQGMAADVLGDDDVLTLFTNHPKVTDDAAFNQALAGLYASGVGTGIAEPAPVPAPAVPAPAPAAVAAPAPVHSPAAVAAAVPTPAASAPAGPVSDRTYLELGHLFADFLERSRSMLAGGGTPASTEPVVITGAALGLPGTEKVFDDDNLERLLEGQQLIDVIPSRLRQEILDKHITRLVKSDGGGRFETIDSVADVIKLAARPGEFDLAAEFGLDPERVKAYGMSTRLAIGAGIDALRDAGIPLVQRYKTTSTGSQLPDRWSLPEALRDRTGVIFASAFPGVDEFAAELTAYEEDRRKRSELAALTDVRTRVAAADPASPALAELDHRIHALEHALAEHPYTFDRRFLFRVLSMGHSQLADLIGARGPNTQINAACASTTQAIALAEDWIRAGRCTRVVVVASDDATGDDLLGWIGAGFLASGAAATDEDVTQAALPFDRRRHGMILGMGAAALVVESAEAARERGIQPICEVLGTVTANSAFHGTRLDVDHIGDVMEDVVRQAEARGVPRGQLAPETVFVSHETYTPARGGSASAEIFALRRVFGADADRIVIANTKGYTGHPMGVGIEDVVAVKSLETGLVPPVPNYREVDPELGRLNISAGGAYPVRYALRLAAGFGSQISMALLRWTPVPDGAHRAPDQLGYGYRIVDPARWQAWLAESAGHAGADLEVAQRKLRIVDRGPAARPAAPAAPATAPAPVSTPAAPAAPAPAAPTPPPAPEPVAAAGDPLEDAVLALVSEQTGYPRELLALDLDLEADLGIDTVKQAELFATVRSAYDIPRDDSLKLRDYPTLNHVIGFIRDRAPQTAAEPAGEAAAAPAAAAGPELAEGFPRRIPVPVVRPPLDWFAPTAVQIGAGTRVAVMPDEGAVSSALADLLAERGADVVVLDRDADPEAVADQLAEAHGAQPLTALFWLPALDPVDADTLDAEQRAAAISLRVKGLASAARAAYEAFEAPDRALVTATRLGGRFGYDDAGAEDVLGGAVSGFTKAFGRERGDAVVKVVDAAAGDDPLTVATRLLAEAERDPGVVEVGYADGRRWTIGLVERDVDEPAEERALGPDSVVVVTGAAGSIVSAIVADLAANGGTFHLLDLTPEPDADDPDLAAFAADRDALKLTMAQRIADRGERATPALVERELARIERSRAAWEAMAAVRAAGGEAYWHAVDLTDGEAVAEALADVAAGGRVDLLVHAAGLEISRFLPDKAQREFDLVFDVKVDGWFHLRSALAEVPVGTAVVFSSIAGRFGNGGQTDYSAANDLLCKAMSRLRNVGSPTRGVALDWTAWAEIGMASRGSIPKMMEFAGIDMLPPSIGIPVVRHESQARTGGGEVVVAGRLGILVGDRAEAGGLDPQAAAADVERTDPAGPVAGRPVAATTRGLTVAVELDPTAQGFLDDHRIDGTPVLPGVMGMESFAEAARVLAPDLHVVAVEDVDFLAPVKFYRDEPRVLEVHALLRPADDGDGLVADCALVGRRTLPGQPEQVTTHFTGRVLLAAEPRTPETAEAPADPADGAAVASAEDVYRIYFHGPAYQVLSGVWADGGRVVGELTDPLPADRDPVDAPLTTAPRLAELCFQTAGVRELGLDGVMALPLHVERMEVFPAVETELPVRAVAAGQEDGSVDAVVVGGDGEVLVRLLGYRTVALPGGPGADLLAPLAAAVVDAGAEGPAAEESGSEESGSDESGSDESGSEEEDS, encoded by the coding sequence GTGCACGCCGAGTACGACGCCCCGTCCCCCGCCATCGCGATCGTCGCCGTCTCGGCGATCCTGCCCGACGCCCCGGACGCGCAGGCGTTCTGGTCCAACGTCACCTCGGGCCGCTACAGCATCGCCGACGTGCCGCCGGGCCGTTGGGACCCCGAGCTGTACTACGACCCGGACCCCAAGGCGCCGGACAAGACGTACTCGAAGATCGGCGGCTGGGTCCGCGACTACGAGTGGAACCCGCTGGGCTGGAAGCTGCCCATCCCGCCCAAGGTCGCCGACGCGATGGACGAGGGCCAGCGGTGGGCCGTCGCGCTGACCCGCGCGGTGTTCGCGGACTACGGCAAGCCGGTGGACGGCGAGCGGACCGCCGTCATCCTCGGCAATGCGATGGCGGGGGAGAAGCACTACGCGACGAACCTGCGCATCACCTATCCGGAGATCGCCCGCCAGCTGGGCAAGGCACCCGCCTTCGCCGGCCTGCCGGCCGACGTCCGCGGGGCGATCGCGGACGGGCTGCGCGAGACGATGTGGGCCGACTACCCGGAGATCACCGAGGACACCATGCCGGGCGAGCTCGGCAACGTGCTCGCCGGGCGGATCGCCAACCTGTTCGACCTGCACGGCCCGAACTTCATCACCGACGCCGCGTGCGCGTCCGCGATGGCCGCCTTCGACGCCGCGATCGAGGGCCTGATGACCGGCGAGTTCGACGCCGCCGTCACCGGCGGCATCGACCGCAACATGGGCGCGTCCTCGTTCGTGAAGTTCTGCAAGATCGGCGCGCTCTCGGCGACCGGGACTCGGCCGTTCGACGCCGGTGCCGACGGCTTCGTTATGGGTGAGGGCGCCGCGCTGTTCCTGCTCAAGCGGCTGGCTGACGCCGAGCGCGACGGCGACCGCATCTACGCGGTCCTGCGCGGCATCGGGGGCGCCAGCGACGGCCGCGGCAAGGGGATCACCGCACCCAACCCTGTGGGCCAGAAGCTCGCCGTCGAGCGGGCCTGGAAGCAGTCCGGCCTGAACCCGAAGGACCTCGGCCTGCTCGAGGCGCACGGCACCTCCACCCGGGTCGGCGACGTCGTCGAGGTCACCAGTGCGACCGAGGTGTTCGGCGGCGCGGACCTGGCCCCCGGCAGCGTGGCCCTCGGCTCGGTGAAGTCCAACATCGGGCACCTCAAGGCCGCCGCCGGCGCCGCCGGGCTGCTCAAGGCCACGCTCTCGCTGCACCACAAGGTGCTGCCGCCGAGCCTCAACTTCGTCGACCCCAACCCGAACCTCGACTGGTCCACCTCGCCGTTCCGCGTGAACACCGAGCTGCGCGACTGGACGCCGGCCGCGGGCCGGGTCCGGACCGCGGGTGTGAGCGCATTCGGCTTCGGGGGCACCAACTTCCACGCCGTCCTCGAGGAGTACGTGCCCGGCCGCATCGACACGTCCCGGCGGCGCGTGCTGGCCACTGGCGCCGACCTCGGCACCGGGTCCGCCGCGCCGGCGGCCAGTGCGAAGGCCCCGCTGCGCGGGGTCCTGGTCCTCGGCGCCGACAGCGCGCCCGCGCTCGCGGAGCGGCTTCGCCCCGTCGCCGCCGAGGCGGCCGCCGGCACAGCACCGGCCGCCCGCGCCCCGTTCGAATCGGACCTGCGGGCACCGCAGCGGATCGCCATCGACTACGCCGATGCCGCCGAGCTGGCGGACAAGGCCGCCAAGGCGCTCGCCGCGCTGGACAAGGGCGACAACCCCGCGATGTGGAAGGCGCTGCGGGCCCGCGGGATCTTCCGAGGCAGCGGTCCCGCGCCGAAGGTCGCGTTCCTCTACACCGGCCAGGGCTCGCAGTACGCCAACATGCTGGCCGGGCTGCGCGACGAGGAGCCACTGGTGGCGGAGACGTTCGCCGAGGCCGACGCGGTCATGACGCCGCTGCTCGGCAAGCCGCTGACCGAGTACATCTTCGTGCCGAAGGACGACGAGGCGGCGGTCGCACAGGCCGAGGCGTCGCTGCGCAACACCGAGATCACCCAGCCCGCCGTGCTCGCCACCGACCTGGCGCTGACCCGCCTGCTCGAGGCGTACGGGGTGAAGCCGGACCTGGTGATGGGCCACAGCCTGGGCGAGTACGGCGCGCTGGTCGCCGCCGGAGCGCTCACCTTCTCCTCGTCCCTGGAGGCGGTCTCTGCGCGCGGCGCCGAGATGGCGCACATCAAGACCGAGGACAACGGGGCCATGGTGGCGGTGTTCGCCCCGCTGGACCAGGTGCAGCGCATCGTCGACGCGGCCGAGGGCTACGTCGTCGTCGCGAACGTGAACTGCTACAGCCAGTCGGTCATCGGCGGGGCCACCGAGGCCGTGCTGGCAGCGGCGGCCCAGTGCGAGGCGCAGGGGTTCCAGACCTTCCGGCTCAACGTCAGCCACGCCTTCCACACCGAGATCGTGTCGGCCGCCAGCGTGCCCCTGCGGGCCCAGCTGCAGCGGCTCGGTGTGCAGCCCCCCTCCCTGCCGATCGTGTCCAACGTGACCGGCCGCTTCTACCCGAGCGGGCCGGGCGTCGAGGAGGAGATGCTGGACCTTCTGGCGCGCCAGGTGGCGTCGCCCGTGCAGTTCATCGACGGCCTGACGTCCCTCTACGACGCCGGTGCCCGGGTCTTCGTCGAGGTCGGACCGAAGCGCGCGTTGCAGGGCATGGCCGCCGACGTGCTCGGCGACGACGACGTGCTCACCCTGTTCACCAACCACCCGAAGGTGACCGACGACGCGGCGTTCAACCAGGCGCTGGCCGGGTTGTACGCCTCTGGCGTGGGCACCGGGATCGCCGAGCCGGCCCCGGTCCCCGCCCCCGCCGTGCCCGCCCCGGCACCCGCGGCGGTCGCGGCCCCTGCGCCCGTGCACTCGCCCGCCGCCGTGGCCGCCGCGGTGCCGACGCCCGCAGCGAGCGCCCCCGCCGGGCCGGTCTCCGACCGCACCTACCTCGAGCTCGGCCACCTGTTCGCCGACTTCCTCGAGCGCAGCCGCTCGATGCTGGCCGGCGGGGGGACGCCCGCGTCCACCGAGCCGGTCGTCATCACCGGTGCGGCGCTGGGCCTGCCCGGGACCGAGAAGGTCTTCGACGACGACAACCTCGAGCGGCTGCTCGAGGGCCAGCAGCTCATCGACGTGATCCCGTCGCGGCTGCGCCAGGAGATCCTGGACAAGCACATCACCCGGCTGGTGAAGTCCGACGGCGGCGGCCGCTTCGAGACGATCGACTCCGTCGCCGACGTCATCAAGCTCGCCGCCCGACCGGGGGAGTTCGACCTGGCCGCCGAGTTCGGGCTGGACCCCGAGCGGGTGAAGGCGTACGGGATGTCCACCCGGCTGGCCATCGGTGCCGGCATCGACGCGCTGCGAGACGCGGGCATCCCGCTGGTGCAGCGCTACAAGACCACGTCCACCGGCTCGCAGCTGCCGGACCGGTGGAGCCTGCCCGAGGCGCTGCGCGACCGGACCGGCGTCATCTTCGCCTCCGCGTTCCCCGGCGTCGACGAGTTCGCCGCCGAGCTCACCGCGTACGAGGAGGACCGCCGCAAGCGCAGCGAGCTGGCGGCACTCACGGACGTGCGCACCCGCGTCGCGGCCGCCGACCCCGCCAGCCCCGCGCTGGCCGAGCTCGACCACCGCATCCACGCCCTCGAGCACGCGCTCGCCGAGCACCCGTACACCTTCGACCGTCGGTTCCTGTTCCGCGTGCTGTCCATGGGCCACTCGCAGCTGGCGGATCTGATCGGTGCCCGCGGTCCCAACACCCAGATCAACGCCGCCTGCGCCAGCACCACCCAGGCCATCGCGCTGGCCGAGGACTGGATCCGCGCCGGCCGGTGCACCCGCGTGGTCGTCGTCGCGTCCGACGACGCGACCGGTGACGACCTGCTCGGCTGGATCGGCGCCGGGTTCCTCGCCTCCGGCGCTGCCGCCACCGACGAGGACGTCACCCAGGCCGCTCTGCCGTTCGACCGGCGCCGGCACGGGATGATCCTCGGCATGGGCGCCGCGGCGCTCGTGGTGGAGAGCGCGGAGGCGGCGCGCGAGCGCGGCATCCAGCCGATCTGCGAGGTCCTCGGGACCGTCACGGCCAACAGCGCCTTCCACGGCACCCGCCTCGACGTCGACCACATCGGCGACGTGATGGAGGACGTCGTCCGCCAGGCCGAGGCCCGCGGCGTGCCGCGCGGCCAGCTCGCCCCGGAGACGGTCTTCGTCTCCCACGAGACCTACACCCCGGCCCGCGGCGGCAGCGCGTCGGCGGAGATCTTCGCGCTGCGCAGGGTCTTCGGTGCGGACGCCGACCGGATCGTCATCGCCAACACCAAGGGCTACACCGGTCACCCGATGGGCGTCGGGATCGAGGACGTCGTCGCCGTGAAGTCGCTGGAGACCGGCCTGGTGCCCCCGGTGCCCAACTACCGCGAGGTCGACCCCGAGCTCGGTCGCCTCAACATCTCGGCGGGCGGTGCCTACCCGGTCCGCTACGCGCTGCGGCTGGCGGCCGGCTTCGGCTCGCAGATCAGCATGGCGCTGCTGCGCTGGACCCCGGTACCCGACGGCGCGCACCGCGCCCCCGACCAGCTCGGGTACGGCTACCGCATCGTCGACCCGGCCCGCTGGCAGGCCTGGCTGGCCGAGTCCGCCGGGCATGCGGGCGCGGACCTGGAGGTCGCGCAGCGGAAGCTGCGCATCGTCGACCGCGGCCCTGCGGCCCGGCCGGCCGCGCCGGCGGCCCCCGCGACCGCCCCCGCGCCGGTGTCGACCCCCGCCGCCCCGGCGGCACCGGCACCCGCCGCACCCACCCCGCCCCCGGCCCCGGAGCCGGTGGCCGCCGCGGGAGACCCGCTGGAGGACGCCGTGCTGGCGCTGGTGTCGGAGCAGACCGGCTACCCGCGTGAGCTGCTCGCGCTCGACCTGGACCTCGAGGCCGACCTCGGGATCGACACGGTGAAGCAGGCCGAGCTGTTCGCGACGGTGCGGTCGGCGTACGACATCCCGCGCGACGACTCGCTGAAGCTGCGGGACTACCCGACGCTGAACCACGTCATCGGGTTCATCCGCGACCGGGCACCGCAGACCGCAGCCGAGCCCGCCGGCGAGGCTGCGGCCGCACCGGCCGCAGCGGCCGGACCCGAGCTGGCCGAGGGCTTCCCCCGTCGCATCCCGGTTCCCGTGGTCCGGCCTCCGCTGGACTGGTTCGCCCCGACCGCCGTGCAGATCGGCGCGGGCACCCGCGTTGCCGTCATGCCGGACGAGGGCGCCGTGTCGTCCGCGCTGGCCGACCTGCTCGCCGAGCGGGGTGCCGACGTGGTCGTCCTGGACCGGGACGCGGACCCGGAGGCGGTCGCGGACCAGCTGGCCGAGGCGCACGGGGCGCAGCCCCTGACGGCGCTGTTCTGGCTGCCGGCGCTCGACCCGGTGGACGCCGACACCCTGGACGCCGAGCAGCGCGCCGCGGCGATCTCGCTGCGCGTCAAGGGGTTGGCGTCGGCGGCCCGGGCGGCGTACGAGGCCTTCGAAGCGCCCGACCGCGCGCTGGTGACCGCGACCCGGCTCGGTGGCCGGTTCGGGTATGACGATGCCGGAGCCGAGGACGTCCTGGGCGGCGCGGTGTCCGGGTTCACCAAGGCCTTCGGCCGTGAGCGCGGCGACGCCGTGGTGAAGGTCGTGGACGCGGCCGCCGGGGACGACCCGCTGACCGTGGCGACCCGGCTTCTGGCCGAGGCCGAGCGCGACCCCGGTGTCGTCGAGGTCGGCTATGCCGATGGCCGCCGTTGGACGATCGGGCTGGTCGAGCGCGACGTGGACGAGCCGGCCGAGGAGCGGGCGCTCGGACCCGACTCGGTCGTGGTCGTCACCGGGGCCGCGGGCAGCATCGTGTCGGCGATCGTGGCCGACCTGGCGGCGAATGGCGGAACGTTCCACCTGCTGGACCTGACCCCCGAGCCGGACGCGGACGACCCGGACCTGGCGGCGTTCGCAGCCGACCGGGACGCGCTGAAGCTCACGATGGCGCAGCGCATCGCCGACCGCGGCGAGCGGGCGACGCCCGCCCTGGTCGAGCGCGAGCTGGCGCGGATCGAGCGGTCCCGGGCCGCGTGGGAGGCCATGGCGGCCGTCCGCGCGGCCGGCGGGGAGGCGTACTGGCACGCCGTCGACCTCACCGACGGCGAGGCCGTGGCCGAGGCCCTCGCCGACGTCGCGGCGGGCGGTCGGGTCGACCTGCTCGTCCACGCGGCCGGGCTGGAGATCAGCCGGTTCCTGCCGGACAAGGCCCAGCGCGAGTTCGACCTCGTCTTCGACGTGAAGGTGGACGGCTGGTTCCACCTGCGGTCCGCCCTGGCGGAGGTCCCGGTCGGGACCGCGGTGGTGTTCTCGTCCATCGCGGGCCGGTTCGGCAACGGTGGTCAGACCGACTACAGCGCGGCGAATGACCTGCTGTGCAAGGCGATGTCGCGGCTGCGCAACGTCGGGTCGCCGACCCGCGGCGTGGCGCTCGACTGGACCGCGTGGGCCGAGATCGGCATGGCCAGCCGCGGCTCGATCCCGAAGATGATGGAGTTCGCCGGCATCGACATGCTGCCTCCGTCGATCGGCATCCCGGTGGTGCGGCACGAGTCTCAGGCCCGTACCGGGGGCGGCGAGGTCGTCGTCGCCGGCCGGCTGGGGATCCTGGTGGGCGACCGGGCCGAGGCCGGCGGCCTCGACCCGCAGGCCGCGGCCGCCGACGTCGAGCGGACCGACCCGGCCGGCCCGGTGGCCGGTCGCCCCGTCGCCGCCACCACGCGGGGCCTGACCGTCGCCGTCGAGCTCGACCCGACCGCCCAGGGCTTCCTGGACGACCACCGGATCGACGGGACCCCCGTACTGCCCGGTGTCATGGGGATGGAGTCGTTCGCCGAAGCGGCCCGGGTGCTCGCACCCGACCTGCACGTGGTGGCCGTGGAGGACGTGGACTTCCTGGCCCCGGTGAAGTTCTACCGGGACGAGCCGAGGGTGCTGGAGGTGCACGCGTTGCTGCGCCCGGCCGACGACGGCGACGGCCTGGTGGCCGACTGCGCGCTCGTCGGGCGGCGCACGCTGCCCGGCCAGCCCGAGCAGGTGACCACGCACTTCACCGGGCGCGTGCTGCTGGCCGCAGAGCCGCGGACGCCGGAGACGGCGGAGGCTCCGGCCGACCCGGCTGACGGCGCCGCTGTTGCCTCGGCCGAGGACGTCTACCGGATCTACTTCCACGGCCCCGCCTACCAGGTGCTGTCCGGGGTGTGGGCCGACGGTGGCCGCGTGGTCGGGGAGCTCACCGACCCGCTGCCGGCCGACCGCGACCCGGTCGACGCGCCGCTGACGACCGCACCTCGGCTGGCCGAGCTGTGCTTCCAGACCGCGGGGGTCCGCGAGCTGGGGCTGGACGGGGTGATGGCGCTGCCGCTGCACGTGGAGCGGATGGAGGTGTTCCCCGCGGTCGAGACCGAGCTGCCGGTCCGCGCCGTTGCCGCCGGGCAGGAGGACGGTTCCGTCGACGCGGTCGTGGTCGGGGGTGACGGGGAGGTGCTGGTGCGGCTGCTCGGCTACCGCACCGTGGCCCTGCCCGGCGGTCCCGGCGCGGACCTGCTCGCCCCGCTGGCGGCGGCGGTCGTCGATGCCGGGGCGGAGGGACCCGCGGCGGAGGAGTCCGGGTCCGAGGAGTCCGGGTCCGACGAGTCCGGGTCCGACGAGTCCGGGTCGGAGGAGGAGGACTCGTGA
- a CDS encoding acyl-CoA dehydrogenase family protein: MKNGLDRDTLGMILEAIADFAAKELPDATLIELDDRDEYPAEIVNRMCSDELGIQLLFIEEQYGGMGGNAFDVYRVCEQMASIDLGVATSVLATFLGSDPIVVGATEEQKARWLGAIAEEGLMMAYGATEPEAGSDLGALKTVAVPIEEDGAVVGYSITGRKQWISNGGVAQLYTILANTPAGPTWFVVERDAEGFAPGEHEHKHGIRLSNTAALFLDDVKVTPDALVGGVEGQGLVQAQLVFGYTRLMVAAFGLGAGWAALDRAIAYSTERIQGGAPLSEKQGYTHKLIVPNAVRLEAGRAYIEETAERLDASDDSLNTEGAIAKYLATEAGNAAADASIQALGGYGYTHEYMVEKIKRDVRITTIYEGTSEIMEMTISRDRWQQHLKTRGDHYHAQARELEQLAARRPEVGAGTAALAHHALAEVMEACRAGRLTRNQHVLLRLGELVAWVEGSAALCRRAARGLDGQLPEKSDRRFDPAGQAAVARIFARDAAHRAAADGSRLVLAADDAADPAALLAAVRMPDVLGAQQGLIADMDAVADALYQRG; the protein is encoded by the coding sequence ATGAAGAACGGCCTGGACCGCGACACGCTCGGCATGATCCTGGAGGCGATCGCGGACTTCGCCGCGAAGGAGCTCCCGGACGCCACCCTGATCGAGCTCGACGACCGGGACGAGTACCCGGCCGAGATCGTCAACCGGATGTGCAGCGACGAGCTGGGCATCCAGCTGCTGTTCATCGAGGAGCAGTACGGCGGCATGGGCGGCAACGCCTTCGACGTCTACCGCGTCTGCGAGCAGATGGCGTCCATCGACCTCGGCGTCGCCACGTCGGTGCTGGCGACCTTCCTCGGCAGCGACCCGATCGTCGTCGGGGCGACCGAGGAGCAGAAGGCCCGCTGGCTCGGCGCCATCGCCGAGGAGGGCCTGATGATGGCGTACGGCGCCACCGAGCCGGAGGCCGGCAGCGACCTCGGCGCCCTCAAGACCGTCGCCGTGCCGATCGAGGAGGACGGCGCGGTCGTCGGCTACTCGATCACCGGACGCAAGCAGTGGATCAGCAACGGCGGCGTCGCCCAGCTGTACACGATCCTGGCGAACACCCCCGCCGGCCCGACCTGGTTCGTGGTCGAGCGCGACGCCGAGGGCTTCGCTCCCGGCGAGCACGAGCACAAGCACGGCATCCGGCTGTCCAACACCGCCGCGCTGTTCCTCGACGACGTCAAGGTCACCCCCGACGCCCTCGTCGGCGGGGTGGAGGGCCAGGGCCTGGTCCAGGCGCAACTGGTCTTCGGCTACACCCGGCTGATGGTCGCGGCCTTCGGCCTCGGTGCCGGCTGGGCCGCGCTGGACCGGGCGATCGCGTACTCCACCGAACGCATCCAGGGCGGCGCGCCGCTGTCGGAGAAGCAGGGATACACGCACAAGCTGATCGTCCCCAACGCGGTTCGGCTTGAGGCCGGACGCGCGTACATCGAGGAGACCGCCGAGCGGCTCGACGCCAGCGACGACAGCCTCAACACCGAGGGCGCGATCGCGAAGTACCTCGCCACCGAGGCCGGCAACGCGGCCGCCGACGCCAGCATCCAGGCGCTGGGCGGGTACGGCTACACGCACGAGTACATGGTCGAGAAGATCAAGCGGGACGTGCGCATCACCACGATCTACGAGGGCACCTCGGAGATCATGGAGATGACGATCTCCCGCGACCGGTGGCAGCAGCACCTGAAGACCCGCGGCGACCACTACCACGCGCAGGCGCGTGAGCTCGAGCAGCTCGCGGCCCGCCGGCCCGAGGTCGGCGCGGGCACCGCCGCGCTCGCCCACCACGCACTGGCGGAGGTCATGGAGGCCTGCCGCGCCGGGCGGCTCACCCGCAACCAGCACGTGCTGCTGCGGCTGGGCGAGCTGGTGGCGTGGGTCGAGGGCTCCGCGGCGCTGTGCCGCCGGGCCGCCCGCGGCCTGGACGGGCAGCTGCCGGAGAAGTCCGACCGCCGGTTCGACCCGGCCGGGCAGGCCGCCGTTGCCCGCATCTTCGCCCGCGACGCCGCGCACCGCGCCGCCGCCGACGGTTCCCGCCTGGTGCTCGCGGCCGACGATGCCGCCGACCCCGCGGCGCTGCTCGCGGCCGTGCGCATGCCGGACGTCCTCGGCGCGCAGCAGGGCCTGATCGCGGACATGGACGCGGTCGCCGACGCCCTCTACCAGCGCGGCTGA
- a CDS encoding LLM class flavin-dependent oxidoreductase translates to MTRFFVRTYAFPDEVEAAATRAEADGWDGLLFQDSQNLTPDITVAMTLALRATEHLVVGTAVTNLVTRHPAVVASTFATLQHLSGGRAMLGVARGDTALLLLGEHPPGTERFGQLLDEVRTYLAGGTVHFDDRESRIVWLPDEGVPAVPVNVFASGPRNLALAATHGDRVTVAVGAEPDQVRWAVEQVRAADPHVPVGALVVAGVGDDLPALREYVRGNASISTHFRRDATAVLSEADRSVVSEVTRDYDVYRHATGSSAQATDLPADYLDRFCVVGPPETCAARLRELVALGLDHLVVVGGGRDADPAVRHRSDELFALEVLPAVRAAVSEGTGPAT, encoded by the coding sequence GTGACCAGGTTCTTCGTGCGCACGTACGCGTTCCCGGACGAGGTCGAGGCGGCGGCCACACGGGCGGAGGCGGACGGCTGGGACGGACTGCTGTTCCAGGACAGCCAGAACCTCACCCCCGACATCACCGTGGCGATGACCCTGGCGCTGCGGGCCACCGAGCACCTGGTCGTCGGGACGGCGGTCACCAACCTGGTGACCCGGCACCCTGCGGTGGTGGCCTCGACGTTCGCCACCCTGCAGCACCTGTCCGGCGGACGCGCGATGCTCGGCGTGGCCCGCGGCGACACCGCGCTGCTGCTGCTCGGCGAGCACCCGCCCGGCACCGAGCGCTTCGGCCAGCTGCTGGACGAGGTACGGACCTACCTCGCCGGCGGCACGGTGCACTTCGACGACCGGGAGAGCCGCATCGTGTGGCTGCCCGACGAGGGCGTGCCGGCGGTCCCGGTGAACGTCTTCGCCTCCGGTCCGCGCAACCTGGCCCTCGCCGCAACCCACGGCGACCGGGTCACCGTGGCCGTCGGCGCCGAGCCGGACCAGGTCCGCTGGGCGGTGGAGCAGGTCCGGGCCGCCGACCCGCACGTCCCCGTCGGCGCACTCGTGGTGGCCGGAGTCGGCGACGACCTGCCGGCGCTGCGCGAGTACGTACGGGGCAACGCCAGCATCTCCACCCACTTCCGGCGCGACGCGACCGCGGTGCTCAGCGAGGCCGACCGTTCCGTCGTCTCGGAGGTGACGCGGGACTACGACGTCTACCGGCACGCGACGGGCAGCTCGGCCCAGGCCACCGACCTGCCGGCGGACTACCTGGACCGCTTCTGCGTCGTCGGTCCGCCGGAGACCTGCGCGGCCCGGCTGCGCGAACTGGTCGCCCTCGGCCTGGACCACCTGGTCGTCGTCGGCGGCGGCCGCGACGCGGACCCGGCCGTGCGGCACCGCTCCGACGAGCTGTTCGCGCTGGAGGTCCTGCCCGCGGTCCGCGCGGCCGTCAGCGAGGGGACCGGTCCCGCGACCTAG